The Winslowiella toletana region GACGGCGTACTGAAGCGTTATGATTTTGATGAGGTTATTCGCCCGGAGACTAACGTGGCCGGGCTGGCCGCTCTGCGCCCGGCGTTTGATCCGGCAAATGGCACTGTCACCGCCGGCAGCTCGTCGGCACTCTCTGATGGCGCTGCCGCGATGCTGGTGATGAGCGAATCCCGCGCCAGAGATTTAGGCCTGACGCCTCGCGCACGGATTAAATCAATGGCGGTCGTCGGCTGCGATCCTTCCATTATGGGCTATGGCCCGGTTCCGGCATCGAAACTGGCACTAAAACGCGCAGGGCTGAGCGTCAGCAATATCGATCTGTTCGAACTGAATGAAGCCTTTGCCGCGCAGACGCTGCCGTGTATTAAGGATCTGGGCCTGCTGGATAAGATAGATGAAAAGGTGAATCTGAACGGTGGCGCGATTGCGCTCGGTCATCCGCTCGGTTGTTCCGGCGCGCGCATCAGCACGACACTGCTGAATCTGATGGAGCGTCGTGATGCGCAATTTGGTCTGGCGACCATGTGCATTGGTCTCGGCCAGGGTATTGCCACGGTATTCGAACGCATCTGATACGTTGAAATTGTCGTACTTGTTTCTTTTCCCGCCTGTCAGGGGCGGGTTTTTTCGTTTTTGACGGGCAAACCAGCGGCTTGCCCGGCGGGCTTAAATAAACGCGAAGGCATCGCCATACATATGCGCTTCCAGCGCACCGCGTTCGGCGCAGAAACGATCGCGGGCAATTTTCGCCATTTCAAAACGGCCAGCAATATAAATATCGTGCTCGCTCAGCGTAGCGTAATCCTGCATCACCGCAGTTAATACCGTACCGTTGCGCCCTTCCCAACCCGCTTCAGGCTGCTCAACGACCGGAATGACCTTCAGATTAGGATGCTTAACCGCCAGCGCGTTCAGCTCTTCCAGATCGTACAGGTGCTTCAGTTCACGTCCACCCCAATAAATGGCGATATCGCGTTGCGGCTGCTCGGCCAGCGCGGTCAACAGGATTGAACGGGCGTAAGAGAAGCCGGTGCCACCGGCAATCAGGATCAGTGGGCGCTCGCCCTCTTCACGCAGCCAGGCATCGCCATGCGGAATATCAACGGTGATTTCACGCTGTTGCTGAATGCGCTCCATTACCGCCATCGCATACAGGTTCAGCTCGGAAGCACCGATATGCAGCTCAATAATATCTTTTTCCATCGGGGTTGAAGCCAGTGAGAATGGGCGCTTATCACGCTCATCCATCACTACCATCAGGTACTGACCAGCACGGAAACTGAAATCAGCTTCCGGCACCAGGCGGACTCGGTACACAGTATCGGTAATAGCCTCAACCGAGGTCACTTTACAGCTCAATATTGTCATGCGTTCCCTCTGTCGGGTCGTCATTATCATGAGTTCGCTACGGCGTATTAACGCTGTGGCGATTGATTAAAAATAGCTAACTCATCCCAAATAGCATCAACGCGTGCGGTAACCGCCGGATCTTTAACGATCGGCCTACCCCATTCACGCTGCGTTTCGCCAGGCCATTTATTGGTGGCATCTAAACCCATTTTTGAACCCAGACCGGAAACCGGTGAAGCAAAGTCGAGATAATCGATAGGCGTATTCTCAACCAGCACGGTATCGCGCGCCGGGTCCATACGCGTGGTGATCGCCCAAATCACATCATTCCAGTCGCGCGCATTCACATCATCATCACAGACAATCACAAACTTGGTGTACATAAACTGCCGCAGGAATGACCAGACGCCCATCATCACGCGCTTGGCATGTCCGGCATACTGCTTTTTCATCGTCACTACTGCCAGGCGATAAGAGCATCCTTCTGGCGGCAGGTAGAAATCGACAATTTCGGGAAACTGCTTTTGCAGAATCGGCACGAACACTTCGTTTAATGCCACACCCAACACCGCAGGTTCATCCGGTGGACGACCAGTATAGGTTGAATGATAGATGGCATTACGGCGTTGCGTTATGTGCGTTACGGTGAAAACGGGAAAGTTATCGATTTCATTATAGTAACCGGTATGGTCGCCATACGGCCCTTCCGGCGCCATTTCACCGGCTTCGATATAGCCTTCAAGTACAATCTCAGCACTGGCAGGGACTTCAAGATCGTTGGAGATACACTTAACCACTTCGGTTTTAGTGCCACGCAGCAGGCCAGCAAAGGCATATTCAGAAAGCGAATCAGGAACCGGCGTCACCGCGCCTAAAATAGTGGCAGGATCGGCACCCAGCGCCACCGATACCGGGAAACGCTCGCCGGGATGAGCCTGGCACCACTCCTGAAAATCAAGTGCGCCGCCACGATGAGACAGCCAGCGCATAATCACCTTGTTTTTACCAATGACCTGCTGGCGATAAATACCGAGGTTTTGACGCTCTTTTTCCGGACCGCGCGTAACGGTCAGACCCCAGGTAATCAGCGGTGCGGCATCTTCCGGCCAGCACTTCATCACCGGAATACGCGATAAATCCACGTCATCACCCTGCCAGATCTCTTCCTGGCATGGCGCATTGCGCAGCCGTTTGGTCGGCATATTCAGCACTTGTTTGAACTGCGGCATTTTATCAAACAGATCGCGGAAGCCTTTTGGTGGCTCAGGCTCTTTCAGAAATGCCAGTAACTTACCGACTTCGCGCAATGCGCCAACATCCTCCTGGCCCATACCCATCGCCACGCGTTTTGGCGTGCCGAACAGATTGCAAAGCACAGGCATATCATAACCCTTGGGATTTTCGAACAGCAGCGCCGGGCCGCCAGCACGCAGGGTGCGATCGGCGATCTCGGTCATTTCCAGTTCGGGATCGATCTCAAGACTGATTCGTTTTAATTCCCCGCGTTTTTCCAGCAGAGAAATGAAGTCGCGTAAGTCGTGGTATTTCATGCCTTTCCATCATTACGGCCGGTGAATCGGCCATTATAAGGCTGAATCATCGGGCATGCTTGTTTTTGTTCCCCCGAGTCTGATACAGGTGAAGCGGGCGCGTCAATTTCCAATTGTGCGTAACGTAACAAACGCCCCACTAAACACCCGCAGGCTTAACGCCATAACTTCGGATATTTCGTAGATCACGTAACATAACCCATCCAGTCAAAACGCGCGATGCTGCTACAACTTACACAGCGGTTTTGTTATTCTTAGCCTCCGGTTATGAGAAAGTGAACTTATGGAATCCTGGTATTTACTGTACTGCAAACGTGGTCAACTCTTGCGCGCTAAAGAGCATCTTGAGCGTCAATCTGTGCACTGTATTAGTCCAATGATCGCCATGGAAAAGATCGTGCGCGGCAAACGTACCACCGTCAGTGAGCCACTGTTCCCCAACTATCTTTTTATTGAGTTTGATCCCGAAGCCATTCACACCACGACGATTAGCGC contains the following coding sequences:
- the fre gene encoding NAD(P)H-flavin reductase produces the protein MTILSCKVTSVEAITDTVYRVRLVPEADFSFRAGQYLMVVMDERDKRPFSLASTPMEKDIIELHIGASELNLYAMAVMERIQQQREITVDIPHGDAWLREEGERPLILIAGGTGFSYARSILLTALAEQPQRDIAIYWGGRELKHLYDLEELNALAVKHPNLKVIPVVEQPEAGWEGRNGTVLTAVMQDYATLSEHDIYIAGRFEMAKIARDRFCAERGALEAHMYGDAFAFI
- the ubiD gene encoding 4-hydroxy-3-polyprenylbenzoate decarboxylase is translated as MKYHDLRDFISLLEKRGELKRISLEIDPELEMTEIADRTLRAGGPALLFENPKGYDMPVLCNLFGTPKRVAMGMGQEDVGALREVGKLLAFLKEPEPPKGFRDLFDKMPQFKQVLNMPTKRLRNAPCQEEIWQGDDVDLSRIPVMKCWPEDAAPLITWGLTVTRGPEKERQNLGIYRQQVIGKNKVIMRWLSHRGGALDFQEWCQAHPGERFPVSVALGADPATILGAVTPVPDSLSEYAFAGLLRGTKTEVVKCISNDLEVPASAEIVLEGYIEAGEMAPEGPYGDHTGYYNEIDNFPVFTVTHITQRRNAIYHSTYTGRPPDEPAVLGVALNEVFVPILQKQFPEIVDFYLPPEGCSYRLAVVTMKKQYAGHAKRVMMGVWSFLRQFMYTKFVIVCDDDVNARDWNDVIWAITTRMDPARDTVLVENTPIDYLDFASPVSGLGSKMGLDATNKWPGETQREWGRPIVKDPAVTARVDAIWDELAIFNQSPQR